A region of Dermochelys coriacea isolate rDerCor1 chromosome 1, rDerCor1.pri.v4, whole genome shotgun sequence DNA encodes the following proteins:
- the LOC119849778 gene encoding olfactory receptor 51G2-like gives MMSAVNDTKFSSAVFLLTAIPGQKDVYLWISVPFCLIYVISIVGNSVILFTIKTDPSLHEPMYIFLSMLAVTDLGLSIATIPTILGILWFNSREISFNACLAQLFFIHSFSFIESSVLLSMAFDRFVAIRDPLRYASILTPPRIAKIGLVFVLRGVALIFPIPFLLKRFQYCQANVLSHAYCLHQDVMKMACSDFTVNSIYGLFIIISTVGLDSLLILLSYVMILKTVLSIACHAERVRALNTCVSHLCAVLLFYLPMIGLSVIHRFGKGSSPLPQIFLGYIYLLVPPLINPIVYSVKSRHLRVRIIRVFVK, from the coding sequence ATGATGTCAGCTGTAAATGACACCAAATTCAGCTCTGCAGTGTTCCTTCTCACCGCGATACCTGGGCAAAAAGACGTCTATCTCTGGATATCTGTCCCCTTCTGCTTAATATATGTTATTTCAATAGTAGGAAATTCAGTCATTCTGTTCACTATAAAAACAGATCCAAGCCTCCATGAGCCTatgtacattttcctttccatgttgGCTGTCACAGACCTTGGCTTATCGATAGCCACCATACCGACAATATTAGGCATATTGTGGTTTAACTCTAGGGAGATCAGTTTCAATGCCTGTTTAGCACAGCTCTTCTTCATCCACTCGTTTTCATTCATTGAATCCTCTGTGCTCCTGTCTATGGCCTTTGACCGCTTTGTTGCGATTCGTGACCCTCTGAGATATGCTTCTATTTTAACCCCACCGAGAATAGCCAAGATTGGACTGGTGTTTGTGCTAAGAGGAGTGGCCTTAATATTCCCAATTCCCTTTCTCCTAAAACGGTTCCAGTACTGTCAAGCCAATGTCCTCTCCCATGCCTACTGTCTGCACCAGGATGTTATGAAGATGGCTTGTTCAGACTTCACGGTCAACAGCATCTATGGCTTGTTCATAATAATCTCCACAGTGGGTTTGGACTCACTGCTTATCCTCCTATCTTATGTAATGATCCTCAAAACAGTGCTAAGCATTGCGTGCCACGCGGAACGTGTCAGGGCCCTGAACACCTGcgtctcccacctctgtgctgtCCTGCTCTTCTACCTGCCAATGATTGGCCTGTCTGTGATACACAGATTTGGGAAGGGCTCCTCTCCCTTGCCTCAGATTTTCCTGGGTTACATCTACTTGCTGGTCCCACCCCTGATTAACCCAATTGTGTACAGTGTGAAAAGCAGACATCTTCGTGTGAGGATAATCAGGGTGTTCGTCAAGTGA